Below is a genomic region from Amyelois transitella isolate CPQ chromosome Z, ilAmyTran1.1, whole genome shotgun sequence.
cctcCAACTGTTTGCTAATAGAAGCTACTTCGCTCCGCAGAAAGCTGGAGCGTAACGAGAGCTGTCCCAGCTGGGGCCTGTAGTAGCGGGAGGGCCCCTCCCCCCTCTCCAGCTCGTCCCGCCGCGCCAGCCAGTAGTAATGCGTGATGGGGTCCCGCGGGCCCCAATGACGAGACGCTTTGAAGGACGCCTGCAGCTTCTGTATTTGAACGTGACATTACCTGTTACTCCtgaagttttgttttgtctctgtacttaaattatcaaaatcggtcaagtATTTAATGAGCTTTGAAAATTACCCCATATACTTTCCCGTACTTCAAGcaatatgtatacaaaattaaatgaaaatttgttcAGTTGTTTAACTGTGAAGTGGTATCATCGTAAATAACGAACTTATTTacgcatttataatgtaagttaaataatatacattacaTTGATTGACTGGCCCTTTGTAAGATTAAATTTCGACTGCGTATTTAGTAGTAAGGTACCTATCCCCAAGGTATTAACAGACCGAATCCCCATTACCTTGTAATACAGGAAATGTAATATCATATTCAAGAGGTATCAAGGTTCTAGCCTTAGTAAATAGACGCCTGAGACGGTCGAGGAAAATTCGCATAGGCAAGAAAATTTGAAGGAAGTGTTAGTCATTCGCGAAGCAAGGCCTCTCCGGAGACCAAATCTGATGCAGTTTAGTTCAAGATCAGATTCTAATAATTGATTACTTCGCACGCGACTCCACTCAAATGGGAAGTACCATACATCCTCAACATTCtttacaaattttgtaaagatgACGGTTCAATAGTTTCCTGGCCCTTAAATAggaaacaaacgaacaaacctattttgcattttgttattactagtatgaatgaattaaaagCCTGATCACGGATCTAGATGAgaaaaaattttcataaactaaaatcattattaaattaattaccaatgtaatttatatcttttcaaaactattggcgtgactatatgtatgtatgtaaattattgataaatcTGTTCGATACTTTGTAGGAAGCATAATATCGTTACACTACATAAATCATTATCGTACCAAGAAACCTTCGCAGGGGCTGTTCCAAATCATAGTACTATGCTTTAATAAGAACATTAAATATAGGCTTGCATGATTTGCATGATTACTGCATTATAGGTAATTGCTTTGCTGGCGACAGGGCGACATCTGACTAGAGTCTAATACACCATTGCCctctaaataatatattcttctCCTTCCTGATGGCGGCAATCCCGGTCTCATTCTAATCTCTCTAGAAAGGAGCCTTTGTCCATAGTCCAGGATAGCGCAAGTCTGCGGTTTGTACGTGAAGTGACTCCCGTTTCAGCAGCATTTGCAGTGGAACTTGcccatattggatcacggTAAAAGCTGCTCTAGATAaaacttagtcgcctttacgacatccacatgAAAGAAAAAGAGTGGAATTTTCTATTAAAGTGGGATCTAAGGGCAATTGCTGGCCAAACTTGGGTAACGTTATTGAAATTCTGCGAGAGCAGGTAATGCAAATCATAGTTCTTGTAATGATCAGAAAAGTAGTAAGTAAAAGATATGAATATCATCACCTCTTTTCCTTGAGAAAGGATTATAGGAAGATTTGGAAAGCGtcgttaaaataacaaaattcacAAAGCGCAAGTGaagaaactatattttaaaaaaatcttacctCGCAGAAGTCGTATTGTACTTGTTTCAGCACGGCCACAGCAGCAAATGCCATCAGTATGAGTGAGGCAAGCAGTGCTGATGCGCAGATACCAGCGGCTGTCCAAGGTGCTTCAACCCAGCGAGGGTCCAAGAGTTCGGAGATCACCCACCAAGCCCCCAGTGGTACTATCACCACCGGAACGCAATACCACCCCCATTTCCAAACATGCGGTAGCTCTCGGCCGATCAAGAATTCTATGTCTTCGACTAGATTCTTCTGGCCTGCAAACACATAGACCTTTATGTTTCTTGCCTCTGTTACGAAACTATTTTTGGTTTTGCTATAACATTGGCTCAATTCATTTTTCAATGAAGAATTTGTATCTGCTGTTATCATTGAAACTTAAGAAAATACTACTGTGGTACCAACCCAACCTACTGTTATTCCGTTTTTCATTCACTAGTAAATCTTTCATAATAGGGTATACGAGTATTTGTTGAAGTCCATTAAGACTTCAACATATAGGTACGTATTCCCTTTTCAAGGCCTCGGGACCAAATCAAATAATCGGcgacaaacaaagaaacaaggAAAAGTGTGATAATTTGCATTCAAAACGCACTCACAGATTTGTGGCAAGCCTATTAATTACGTATCTGaatcataaaacaaaaacaacatcCATTCATTGAGAGTTTGAAAACACTCAGctcagtttttattttgaccatcaacatacatacatacataaaatcacgcctctttcccggaggggtaggcagagactacctctttccacttgccacgatctctgcatatttccttcgcttcatcaacattcataactctcttaatgcaagctcggcggtttcgggtacttttgacctgaccctttaccaagaCCATCAAAtgtaaactaaatttaaaaaaaaatagtatatgtACATTATGTAGTTACgtacatttttttctcttacaTTGTAGGATTTTgcttttcattttaaacatgctgcattattattaaaacatggGTTTGTAGCTATGGTTTACTAAAATGGCAGCATGTTTAAAACTGAGAATTCATGCTGAGAAAATACTTCGATTCTATTAACTTTAGATACATATAACTTAGTTAAGAGATGAGGGTTAGGCAATTGCTATAATACTTACCATAAACGAGTACAAATGCAACTACCTCCAGCACCGTAGCTATTATAATGAGAATTGGTGCCGCTGTGTCTTCCAGCAGCTCCAACGCTGGAAGCCTTCCCGCCAGAGTCGCGACGGCTGCTGCAGCGCCCAGCAGTGAGAAACCAATGCATAGGAACCGCCACTTGTAACCACCAACACGACGGAAGCGGTCATATATGGGGTATAAGAGAATAAGCTGAAAGAAATAATCCGAGTGGCATCAACAAGATTGAGAGGAtgattaaaaatgtgaaaggCAAGTAGAAATGGAAACGTTATAGGAAATTACAGTGGATTTCAATTTCACCAACTTGAGTTGAGTTGAGTAAGAGAATGTTCTTGTAAAAATCTGGTCTAAAATGTTCTTAACCGAGCTTGCATGGTGTACAACCGAAATAGTAATAACTTGAAAGAATCGAGCCGGTTCGAAAGAGTATAAGTACatacgaaataaaaaagacaaatatgtataaacagTAAGAAGTCAACAAATGAGTCACCATGAAAGAAGTACCTAAGTTCAAGAATTATCCTTCCACAAAATTCTATGTAGAACAACCGCGGACAAAAGGAACTAAAATGGTTGCAGGTTAAACCATTAGAATAATTCAGAGGCGTTGTTTAAGGTGAACGTTCGAATAAAAACATCGACATGTAATCGTCGCCACACGTCATTGCTTTGGTCACATCATTTGTCTTGCATTCATTGTCTGGTACGCTGTTCAAATATAAGCTTCTTTTTGCGAAgaaatctcggaaagttgtggacggagTTTGTTcctgtataaaattttcaaaagaacGTTTTCctaggaaggtttatatgtaaaaatgctACCCGTGAAAAGCGTACAAGTTCGGTTCagtattacaaaaatactgaaaagaaCTTGTACGCTTTTTCTCTTATATCTCTTAGTtctgtatttctttttagatACAACCAGCTTGCCTGCAATTATGAAAcctgtcaataaaataaatttaggaaGTGCGAAAAGAACTATGGTTTAAGAGAACTGCCTAGTCAGTTCTTGTGAGTTtgtctttattaaaattgtagcCAATCGAGAACATTAGGTACCTAATTGATTGTATAATTTCGGTTTTGGCATGTGCGTCAATCCACAAGTTAACGTTTTAATGGGCTACTTATAAGGCTGGTCTGTCTGTCTTTATGTTTAGAAGTGACTTCACAATGGACCATCAGCTTTCATGAGCTACCATTGTCAGTCGTACTTTGATTTTTGCATAAATAACGCTATATTCATTGCATAgtagtaaatatatacttgGTTAAAGAAGGTTAAATTGCCCgtcaatttgaataattttctaaatatttttcttaaataggCTATATTAAGGCTAAGTAGCCGCGGTGCAGAATGTCGAATgttgaattataaatatacttcaATCCATGGAAACTCTGCTATCACGATTTATGTCTTTACTGCGATTGGGTTGTTTAGCTTGATATTATATAAGGCCAATtaagtatgtacctacgtatCAGTTTAtgcgtatacatacatacatacatatggtcacgtctatatcccttgcggggtagacagagccaacagtcttgaaaagactgaatggccacgttcacgtTTATGCGTATCTATGATGAAAATTACCATAGTAATGATCCCCGACAAAAACAAGGCTGCGAATAGTATCAGCGGCCAGGCTTGGTTCAGCTGCGAGTCCTCGGCGACCTGGTACGTGGCGATGAGGACTGCGGCGCTGGTGACGTCACTATGGCCTCCCCCCACCGCCCCCCAGAACAGCAGGCTGCACCAGCTCGCGATTATATTGGCACCAGTCATGAAGAGGGCTGACCTGAGTAATACTATAACTAAGGTATACTTCTTTTACTTCAatgtgatttattaaaaatatatatgtgacTCAATTTTGAGCtagtcaatatttatttcaaagtcatccgatataaaataataaaaaatgagcCGGTGGCATTTTCACCTTGAACCAAACGAGATGGAAATGCGGGTCGTACgataaagaaaatacaaagtgaacaaaagaaataaaaacatttaatgcaaaaatataattatacctagTTACcttcatatataaaaaaatgcttaCGAGAGATACAAAAAAGACATTTCAGCCCAATTCATAGTTTTAGTTAAAGTCTAAATCTATATACCTATTTGTTCGTTGttcgaaataaatatattcatgcCTGCAGTTAAAGCCAAAATTTTTTCAcaataattacaatatataGACGCACATATGATAGAAACGTGCCTATAACTTACGTTCAATATAAACATGAAAACTTACCACTGAACATTAGTGGTAGCGTAGACGGTATCTCCTGCAGATATCATGTACCCTCCAGCTACCTGGGAAGACCATAGAGCCTGGGTGATGGCTGCGAACCAGAGCCCAGGGCGCGCCAATCCACCCCACTTCGGCGACAGATCGGTTAAACCCTGGGCATCTCCAATAGCAGCTATGACTATGACGAAAAGAACAAACACGACTAGGCCCAATGGGTACAGGATATGTTTCAGCATTTTCGTCGGATTAAATAACctgaaaaaagatttaaaagttattttatttagaattaagAATTTCATAGTTACTAGATGAGGAAACAGTCAATACTAAGGTGCTAACATGCACAAAGGATTTCCAAGCAGAACAACGTAGCACACGTTCTAAACAGTTCAATAAttggtaaatttatttgtttgttataccTTTATTGTACGAGAGAACAAAACACATTACATGAAGTTAGAATACAATGACAAACTATCCCAATTTGTTTAGTGTTTTCGCCTGtgtatacgagtatatgtgCCATAAATGcaatgtagacagagccaacagtcttaaaaagactgataggccacgttcagctgtttggcttgatgatagaattgagattcgaatagattttttagatttatttatacctaagACATTATGATGAGAACTTACAGAAATGGAAAAGCAGTCCACAAAACTAGAATAACTAGCGCCATTGCCGTGAAGTATTCTGGCTGCTCGCTCACTGGGCCCAGAAACGTAGAGctggtataaaatatttctcattaatagactatttattgaaatatgaaataaaacttgattatattaaaaatatttttcttacttaCTTCAAACAACTCGTCCCATTGTACAGATTTACATATCCGACCTAGAACCAGtagaattaattgaaatatgtGAGTGATTGGTATTGGTTACCTTACCTTCCTACCTAGGTACTTCTATCAAAAATTGACATTAACTATATGAAATTTTCAGTTTTGTTGAATGGTAGCGTGTCTTTGCGTAATATCCCGATTTAAAAGGTGTTTCCTTTAAAACCATTGagcatatttaaaacatttacatacattcagcactattatttattttgtagaaaTTACAATCGCAATTACGCAGTTTAGTTAAATTGCAAGTAAACTGCACCAGGCGCTGGGGTCTAaattttattaggtactttttatcgaaaattttaaaaatcgtcCTGTTATGAcgacttttttataataaagacactcataaattaaatcgaatataagtaggtacaggttatctaatatttaataaattttcttgttaaatatttttgttaggtACACACTTACATTATTTAGTGGTCACTCAGACTAACCTCGTCAACCGGGATGTCCTCGCGGCATTCCACAAAGGGTATGGAGTTGTTGGCGGTGTACAGGAAGCATGTAACCAATAGGGCTACATACACCATGGTATATATGGAGCCCAAGGCAGAGACCAGCAGCCGTAGGTAGCCGACCCCtgaaatcatttaaattttcagaTAGAATAGTTGATAAGATGAATGAGGACAGAAACTCTCacttaagtttaaattaaattaaatcttcGACATGGCTAGGATCAACCTAAGATGAGCAACCTAACCTACTTATATCAAATCACAGTATGTTGCACAAATAAGTACctagtcttttacgacatccacaggatAAGaataaaagagatggagtgcatGGTCGTATTTCAAAGTGCTGTTTAACTAGCCGGCTATTATGTAATACCCAATAATATAAACTAGAAACAAAGTTGATTTGATGTTGATGATGTTGTGTGAATAAAAATGGAACTGCTGCAGCAAGCCCACTGATAACATCGCCCGTACCGGTATTCCCTGAAGATAGAGGTACCTTTGAAGAACGGCACAGCTCGCCAGACGCCGACTGCGTCCTGCTGGCTGAGCTGGCCGGCCGCTAGCTGCAGCAAGCTCCCTGGTAGCCCCACTGCCATGAGGGCCGCCGTCAGCACCAATCCGTACGCTACGGCCCCGTACCGGTAACCATCGCGCGGCACTCGCCATGTGCTGTGAAAGCTGAGCGCTGCCGCCAACGAACAGAGATGCGCTCGCACCAGGGGCCATCTTATCAAAGTCTGggaaaacgtaaaaaaaaaacaatattggtATTTTTGCCCGACCGGATGAAGGCAATAACATGAAAATGAACAATtcaaaaacaatgtttaaGTTATTACttaaacattgtttttgaATTGTATGTTATTACATGTAGACATATATCTAGTATCAAATAATATCACGAGCACCTGGCATAATTATGACCCACGTGTTTAATACAAAACTTTTCGTAATAATATGCgacttatatttattctaagtcctgtaatttaattaagttaagATGTGTGACGAATTGTTAACTCGTTATAATATTTCGCAATGTACAAACATGTAAGTTTGCTCAACAATCTTAAACAAGAATTTAAAACTCCTCTCATTCGACAAGAaacacttatttaaaataaacatgttagacgataattgaatgaaaatttaataggAGCCTCACCTTAATCCTAACGGGGTCAATCATAGCTATCCAACGAGAAAGTCAGTCACTCCATAGTCGCACCGCTCCGCCTTGCCTTTTCGGGACACTGCGCTCCCAAGATTTTGCAATTGCTCGAGATTGTATCGTACGCTATCTGCCAATGAATCGATCTCTTTATCTGCCTCAAGTGGTCGTCTGCATCGCTGTTATCTGACAACCCGAGCTCTGCACGCCGTATCTATAAATCCGGTACACACCGTACATATCGCCGCTTCTACGATACCAATACTGCATTAGTGACATCAAAATACTACGACCTCCTGCAACGACCTATTTGTAAGTATATGTTTTTTGTACAGCATTTGCTCCGGTATTATCATAACATAAGGGATTCCAAACAACCCTTTGAATTGATGGATGTCATGATATATTCGTGCTGAAGGGATGTCTTCAATAaccttttcttttaaataataataataataaatttatacgggacaaattatactCATTGAGTCAggctcgaagtaagttcgaaacttgtgttacgagatactaactcaacaatactatattttataataaatacttatatagataaacatccaagacccgggacaatcagaaaaagttcttttctcatcatgacttggccaggattcgaacccaggacctccggtgttacagacaagcgttctaccgctgagccacagaggccgtctttgatacataattataaataccgaATTTTTTGAGTGTATTAAAAAACAGTACACCTATATAGTAAGTGTATTCTTAGGCTGAATGTTTAATTGCACGTTTAATAACACATCTTATTGTGTGACATATAGTTCAGGAATTCTACTGTTTTATTGAATCGCATTGAAGACcgcagttatttatttgagatTGGCCGCATCAATGTAACATAACCACACATACCAAATTAAACTTTCTTACTTtacatgtttaatttaaaacaaggtAAAATCCAAGGAATAGGTTTCGCTTTTGAtctttttttgcaatttggTATCTCATCAAAGCGTATCCGCAGGTACGTCTGTTAGTATTTGTGTAGGTAGTTATATAAGTGTAAAGTTTGTAATTATTTCTCAGATAAAGGAAAATGAAAAACTttgatttgaattaattttgagactttattttagaaattccTTAACTACATTTTATCTCGGATTTGATACATAAAAGACTCCTAGGGTGCATGGAACaacaacataaatatagttacaGTCACATCAGAAAACTGCCCAAGTTGTCGGATCAATGGGAGATGCGTGATTTAAATAGCACCAAGTTtagaaactttaaaactagAAACGTATCAGAAtgttcatataaaaattaatagctACGGAACATTGGAAGGCGGACGGATAATGTGAGACAGGATCAGGTACAACAGATTAGTTTCTTCCCGTTTGTTTAGTTGcgcaaattattcatcttatTAGATTTAGAGTTCAACTATGAAATCTGATGTAATAACAGCAGGATCTCATTGTGTCCTTCGTCTTTCTTGGTCACACAAGAGTTAGATATATCACGAACATGACAACTTGTAACCCTAAATAAACGGGAGTTATAAATATGGAAATATacaaacacataaaatcaACACACGAGAGCAGTTCTCTTTACCAGTTGAGCAACGCCTACCTTCCTTTTGCCTCGGCGTTATTCATATCAGAAAAATACGAGAACAGTTACAACACTATCGACCATTTccaatttttatacttactgAATATAAGCAAAGGGACAGCTTAACATGAGTTAATGAatgatacaataaataataacatatctactttgttgttataaaaaaaaagtcttattTCCAGGCGTTGCAAAACTGATAATGACCAAACATTTAATTTGACGAAGAtccgatttttttaatatagtggCTAATCAGCGtacgaataaataatttattaaattgtgtGAAATATTTAGAACTTATAATtcttagtgttttttttttttttgatattccataaactaagtttaaaaaccaaaaccaccactataaaaaaaaaaactaagaacatttaaataaatgaacagtgtaaagtataatttagagatttttatatatctatctagaTTTAAACAAAGTCACTACTATTAATATGCAGACATTGATTActgattcatatttataactcAAGGTGGCTTCAATGAGAGAATACAACAAGTCTTGAGATTGATATTAGTGAGGATGGCCGGATGGAGGCCGAAAGTAACGAAAAATTATTTCCATTGCATTTGTTCTAGACACATCTCCAaaaattctataaatttttttatgaaaagcaTTTGCCAATTCAGAGTCCAGATAATTCTTTCAAAGGCTGAGATTGAGAAAAGATAAAGGATTGAGAATTAAGGCTCTGATTTTCTCCTTTATTATGTGTGTTATCCAAAACTTTCATTTTTCTCCGTCAGGTATCAGTcattaaacagaaaatttgtatgtatctatatcaTGTGACTTTTAGAGATACGTCTAGTAGGAGAagtggtataaataaatttgtggcCAAAGTTAATAATGTTACATCGAGAACTTGCTACTaacaattcaaatatttatctcAAATTCTTTTAAGCATGGTCACTGGCAGCCGCGGCTAACCAACCACACCTacgtaacaatttttattgcacacTTTTATGTTTAGACAAAAGATTCGACACAAATGgaaatacattataattttattgagacACAACTATCATACAATAAACTGTAATAACGAAAAACCCtaaaaataggtataaaatagAGGCGATTATGTTTGTAGGTTCTCCTCATTTCGGcatatagaaatatttaactttccacgatttaaaaaatgtaacgtTTTTGTTGCAGCTTGTTCCCGACATAAGAAAATTGGAGTTCAGGTAGAAgtgaaaaagatggagtgtgAGAAACTTTATCCGACTAACCGATCTAACTTAAATAGACCGATTTATAATTTCTATTCTCTTAAGTAATaggtatgttttaaataactcGATAGAAAACCCTGAAGTTTAGGCAATAAGTATAGTAGTGGACTCGTCGTGTTTAAAACTCAATATAAAGCGACCGGTAAATACTTCCTAAAATACCATATATAAAAGATTTCCTCTGTGTGTATCTCGTTTCGtttgttagtattttttaatgataataattttagacAGACGTTCCTGATGTTGAGAATTCATCGATTAATTTTAGACATAACCTAACTTATATTAAGAGTCCCTGTTGTGAAGAGTATAGTAAGAAGAAGCCTTGAAATTAATGTCGATAAATACGTTAGTAGACACTGAGACATTATTTCGCTAAAGAGTACTACTCTACCAGAACAATTAGACGCGCAAGGcactctttttattattattaccgcGATTGAGCCTAACCTTCTGATGAGATCCATGCTGCCTATCAAAGCTAACTGTGCTGGTGGAATAATaggcaaattaattttattattactatcgAGGGAATCGATCTTGAGACCGATAAGCAGGGTACAGCAAATGGCTAAACGGACGAATTGTTAGtatgttatattaaataactCATCTTTCCGCCCGGCGCTACATGTGCGTGAGCTTAAAGTTAAAAGTCAAGCCTTAGTCGTCTTAAAAGTCTTTTTGTCTCACACAAACGTAACGCTACGAGAAAATATGAGATTTGAAGGTACAGAAAGACAGCAGCACGCGTGATCATATTTTTCCAGCAAACTGTAAGGTGTGTACTCTGCTATAAATGCGAGCACGCTATAATGAAGCATGTTTATCTGTACCTTAATACCCGTATGACACTAGACACCTAACAACATGAACGAAAACTACGTATAAACATCGCGATGCACAGCAATCGATAATGTCTCGCCTCTCGTATCTTTTTTTCTCGTCTCTCGTATATTCTTTTCAATTTCACACCACACAAGTCTTGTGTTTTAAATCCTAATGAATGTTAAAGATATTCATTTCTCTTGGGGTTATGCGTAACTCCGCCGAAcctattttcttcttttcccGCCTATCTATCAGTACTGTAGAAGTGTTATGCTACTTCTCTAAACTTAACTTAGATCTAATGTTAAAGTTAGGATTTTAGACAACAGCTTCGCGATATGTGTACGCAGTTATCAAAAGCGAGTCCAACGAAGAGCGCGTCCGTGGCTAACCGAAGGGAGCAAGCGAGTACTGAAGCACCTCAGGCCCTGGCACCGGAAAGGATTATTTCAATTGACCAACACTAATAATTAACTTACTTTCCTTAATTTCGCAGTCAATCTCCCTCCTATGTGAACTACCAGGTAAAGTTTAACCTCCAAAACACGCGTGAGGTACTGACTCTTAAGCAAATTTTGATCCTAATATGACCTTTTCCTGAATTTCTACCATCTAATTTAAAAGTACCATTACTGGTAGATATCCTGGACTAGGTATCACCTTTTTAACGATGATAATCCACAATGCCGAATCCAAAAATATCTTGCCTATCTATCCGCGGAGTACAAGTTAAAATGTCCATAGTGTTAACTTTATTCAACAACACTGATACGAACACTGATTAATCATGGTTATAATCTAAGGTTAAGTATATTACAAGTGAGTAAATGTTAACGTACAACGCCTCCAATTCATGATGTTTTCGTTAGTAGTATAGCTTTCATAAgcagatatttatttcattttatgaaaatttacagATCAGATTACAGATTTATCGTTccttttcttcctcctggttttGGTCCCGGCTGCATGCTGCCTCACCATTTTCGTATGTGTGTCAGAATCGCGGGTGTACCTCACGGATttaaatatctgttttggattaaaaacagTGTACCTatcctaaaaatctgtgtacctccttctatgtaaaagtttttaaataaaataggtacatccgccatcctgacgtcaggaccgcgggtgtacttctagttagcatatgtaggtaagtaaactatatatgtagatttggtaCCTCATTTGTAGctgcagaaacaaatattaaataaataaaaaaaaattaagtgtgctgaaaaaataaaaaaaaatgttttttctttttgacgtcgtttttagggttccgtacccaAAGGGTAAaacgggaccctattactaagcctccactgtctgtctgtctgtccgtctatCTCCGGgatgtatctcataaaccgtgaTGGCTCTCTagctgaaattttcaca
It encodes:
- the LOC106134016 gene encoding sodium-dependent nutrient amino acid transporter 1; the encoded protein is MIDPVRIKTLIRWPLVRAHLCSLAAALSFHSTWRVPRDGYRYGAVAYGLVLTAALMAVGLPGSLLQLAAGQLSQQDAVGVWRAVPFFKGVGYLRLLVSALGSIYTMVYVALLVTCFLYTANNSIPFVECREDIPVDEVGYVNLYNGTSCLNSTFLGPVSEQPEYFTAMALVILVLWTAFPFLLFNPTKMLKHILYPLGLVVFVLFVIVIAAIGDAQGLTDLSPKWGGLARPGLWFAAITQALWSSQVAGGYMISAGDTVYATTNVQWSALFMTGANIIASWCSLLFWGAVGGGHSDVTSAAVLIATYQVAEDSQLNQAWPLILFAALFLSGIITMLILLYPIYDRFRRVGGYKWRFLCIGFSLLGAAAAVATLAGRLPALELLEDTAAPILIIIATVLEVVAFVLVYGQKNLVEDIEFLIGRELPHVWKWGWYCVPVVIVPLGAWWVISELLDPRWVEAPWTAAGICASALLASLILMAFAAVAVLKQVQYDFCEKLQASFKASRHWGPRDPITHYYWLARRDELERGEGPSRYYRPQLGQLSLRSSFLRSEVASISKQLEVIAEAKRRSNSDDWLYTVYRKKQLYETYRELYSKSRSKSLDCACRENRASSDYFTPLNSLASLREDNNNVVFVKNLIIDK